One window from the genome of Corynebacterium sp. SCR221107 encodes:
- a CDS encoding NUDIX hydrolase, with translation MANWTRLNVAERRTKPPTVAVSTIAFSLSVPAFALVGDSEGRTLPMPNDARCAPGAASDVWIPLVRRIRAPFKGAWALPGGPIQWNQTLTETAMQTLVSATDIEPNYLEQLYSFGSVERSAQAERLVTIAYWAQYSHDDITAWGERQAPQSRGEHGDGNVAWFSVDQLPALAFDHGEIIRVGLERLRAKTTYSVVAHRFLGPEFTLAQLRAVYEVILERRIDPANFRRQILASKTVEETGNRQTGSKHRPAKLYRFAPRSDGFG, from the coding sequence GTGGCCAATTGGACCAGGCTCAATGTCGCCGAAAGGCGCACAAAGCCACCCACGGTGGCGGTTTCCACCATCGCTTTTAGCCTGTCAGTGCCCGCCTTCGCGCTGGTGGGTGACAGTGAAGGGCGCACCTTGCCCATGCCAAACGATGCCCGCTGCGCGCCGGGTGCCGCATCCGATGTGTGGATCCCACTCGTGCGCCGTATCCGAGCGCCCTTTAAGGGAGCGTGGGCACTACCTGGCGGGCCTATTCAGTGGAACCAAACACTGACGGAGACCGCGATGCAAACGCTGGTGTCAGCAACCGACATCGAACCTAACTATCTAGAACAGTTGTATTCCTTCGGCTCCGTTGAACGTTCCGCGCAGGCTGAGCGCCTGGTAACAATTGCCTATTGGGCACAGTACAGCCACGACGACATCACCGCCTGGGGTGAGCGGCAGGCCCCACAAAGCCGTGGTGAGCACGGCGATGGCAATGTGGCCTGGTTTAGCGTGGATCAACTCCCGGCACTTGCCTTCGACCACGGCGAGATTATCCGTGTAGGCCTCGAGCGCCTGCGCGCGAAAACCACCTACTCCGTCGTCGCGCACCGTTTCTTAGGCCCCGAGTTCACCCTCGCCCAGCTTCGCGCCGTCTATGAGGTCATTCTTGAACGCCGCATAGACCCGGCCAATTTCCGCCGCCAAATCCTGGCAAGCAAGACGGTCGAAGAAACTGGGAACCGTCAAACCG